Proteins co-encoded in one Coxiella burnetii genomic window:
- the msbA gene encoding lipid A export permease/ATP-binding protein MsbA, with product MAIIQLKMKTLTSQGIRTYGRLLQATKQYWPIFLIGVVGMIAVSLSDAGFTWLIKPIINRGFIARDLVFIRWLPFIIVLVFLFRGAANFLSTYFINRVARNIVMDFRRAIFSHLLRLPAEFYDRHSSGHLLSTVIYNVEQVAQASSDALIITLQASSLVVGLLVVMFLVSWKLTLFFLVITPLIAWVMRVCSARLRHLSTSVQKSVGEVTHIASEAIEAYKIVRLYGGQKYENEKFRHATKLNQQRELKVVVTNSVGTSLVQLLIAIPIAIVLFFATQPSFHVTAGSFASIVSAMIMMLRPVRRLTMVNSYIQKGIAAAESIFKLLDEDVEKDRGERHLVRARGAIEYQGVSFAYDNSKKTILSEISFSIEPGQMVAIVGRSGAGKSTLINLLPRFYDASTGVIKIDDINIKEFRLQELRNQFGLVSQHTTLFNDTILNNIAYGQAGSIDKRKIIEAARAAHAMEFIEQLPEGLDTVIGENGVRLSGGQRQRIAIARALFKNAPIHILDEATSSLDTHSERHIQAALDNLMDQCTTLVIAHRLSTIERADWIMVLEEGRLIEKGTHQQLLTLNGAYAELYRMQFAEKPAAMTALDE from the coding sequence TTGGCAATCATACAATTAAAAATGAAAACATTGACATCGCAGGGTATTCGCACCTACGGACGTTTGCTTCAAGCGACTAAACAATATTGGCCTATTTTTCTTATTGGCGTCGTCGGCATGATTGCCGTCTCTCTCAGCGATGCGGGATTCACCTGGCTCATTAAACCGATCATTAACCGAGGGTTTATTGCACGCGATTTAGTATTCATTCGTTGGCTCCCCTTTATTATCGTTTTGGTCTTCTTATTTCGCGGTGCGGCTAATTTCCTATCGACTTATTTCATTAATCGAGTGGCGCGTAATATCGTCATGGATTTTCGCCGCGCTATTTTTAGTCATTTATTGCGCTTACCCGCTGAATTTTACGATCGTCATAGTTCCGGCCATCTGTTATCGACTGTTATTTATAACGTTGAACAAGTCGCGCAAGCAAGTTCCGACGCTTTAATTATCACCTTGCAAGCTTCATCATTGGTGGTGGGTTTATTGGTCGTCATGTTTTTGGTGAGTTGGAAGTTAACGCTGTTTTTCTTAGTGATCACCCCATTAATCGCGTGGGTGATGAGAGTTTGCAGCGCCAGATTACGTCACCTCAGTACAAGCGTACAAAAGTCAGTGGGAGAAGTCACTCATATTGCGAGTGAAGCTATCGAAGCTTATAAAATCGTCCGCCTTTATGGCGGACAAAAATATGAAAACGAAAAATTTCGCCACGCCACGAAGTTAAATCAGCAACGTGAGTTAAAAGTCGTGGTGACCAATAGTGTAGGCACCTCCTTAGTGCAATTATTAATTGCGATTCCAATTGCTATCGTTCTGTTTTTTGCCACTCAGCCTTCGTTTCATGTAACCGCGGGCAGTTTTGCATCGATCGTTTCGGCAATGATTATGATGCTGCGCCCGGTACGGCGATTAACAATGGTTAACAGTTATATTCAAAAAGGAATTGCTGCTGCTGAGAGTATTTTTAAGTTACTGGACGAAGATGTCGAAAAGGACAGGGGGGAGCGCCATTTAGTGAGGGCAAGGGGAGCAATTGAATATCAGGGGGTTTCTTTTGCTTACGATAATTCTAAAAAAACTATTTTAAGTGAGATCAGTTTTTCTATCGAGCCCGGGCAAATGGTAGCCATTGTAGGTCGATCTGGGGCGGGGAAATCCACTTTAATTAATTTATTGCCGCGTTTTTATGATGCCTCGACCGGCGTCATAAAGATCGATGACATTAATATTAAAGAGTTTCGGTTACAAGAATTACGTAACCAATTCGGTTTGGTGTCGCAACACACCACGCTATTTAACGACACCATTTTGAATAACATCGCTTACGGTCAAGCGGGCAGTATTGATAAAAGAAAAATTATCGAAGCCGCCCGGGCGGCACATGCGATGGAATTTATCGAGCAATTACCGGAAGGATTAGACACGGTTATTGGAGAAAACGGCGTGCGCCTTTCAGGAGGGCAGCGACAGCGTATTGCGATCGCCCGCGCTTTATTTAAAAACGCTCCCATTCATATTTTGGACGAAGCGACTTCGTCGTTGGATACGCACTCTGAGCGACACATTCAGGCAGCGCTTGATAATTTAATGGATCAATGCACTACATTGGTCATTGCACACCGGTTGTCAACCATTGAAAGAGCGGATTGGATTATGGTGTTAGAAGAAGGACGATTAATAGAGAAAGGAACCCATCAGCAATTACTCACTTTAAACGGCGCTTACGCGGAATTATACCGCATGCAATTTGCTGAAAAGCCGGCGGCTATGACGGCCCTGGATGAATAA
- a CDS encoding DNA internalization-related competence protein ComEC/Rec2, whose translation MFIISHCLAVSGTSGQWLFHVTAFVLMPLWWYLKGLAQWSESVWHCSINSPLLLVTSLGGCLVLLVPKRWPGRWVGLMWGLPLFFPRYAEPLKGDVWFTLLDVGQGLSAVVRTAHHALVYDTGPAYPGGFDAGREVVVPYLREKGITAIDKLIVSHGDNDHIGGAPALIHQLSVPLVFTSIPQRFPRNLAKHCYDGQEWVWDKVRFQMLSPSKRQPYQDNNSSCVLRIQAGSASILLTGDIEKPQEGWLVKHHRADLSATLLVAPHHGSKTSSTQQFVEAVNPRYVLFPTGYYNRYHFPNAAVLDRYGKQGSQGLSTAQKGAICIQLSPKGKMTVQVAYRRRYFWQSYN comes from the coding sequence TTGTTTATTATCAGCCATTGTTTGGCTGTTTCTGGCACCAGCGGGCAGTGGCTTTTTCATGTTACCGCTTTTGTTCTGATGCCCTTGTGGTGGTATTTGAAAGGGTTGGCTCAATGGTCTGAAAGCGTTTGGCATTGCTCGATCAACTCCCCACTACTCCTGGTGACAAGTTTAGGGGGCTGTCTTGTGCTGCTTGTGCCGAAACGATGGCCTGGGCGGTGGGTGGGACTGATGTGGGGATTGCCATTATTTTTTCCGCGTTACGCAGAGCCGCTGAAAGGCGACGTTTGGTTTACGCTATTGGATGTGGGGCAGGGCTTATCCGCTGTGGTTCGTACGGCGCACCACGCATTGGTTTATGACACAGGCCCGGCTTATCCGGGTGGATTTGACGCGGGTAGGGAAGTTGTTGTTCCTTATCTGCGAGAGAAGGGGATTACAGCTATCGATAAACTCATCGTCAGTCATGGTGATAACGATCATATCGGCGGGGCGCCGGCCCTTATTCACCAACTTTCAGTCCCTTTGGTCTTTACGAGTATTCCGCAGCGTTTTCCACGGAATTTGGCCAAACATTGTTACGACGGGCAGGAGTGGGTCTGGGATAAGGTGCGTTTTCAAATGCTATCGCCTTCTAAAAGGCAACCTTATCAAGATAATAACAGTTCTTGTGTGCTGCGGATTCAGGCTGGGAGCGCGTCAATTTTATTAACCGGGGATATTGAAAAGCCGCAAGAGGGATGGTTGGTTAAGCACCATCGAGCGGATTTATCAGCGACGTTGCTAGTAGCTCCTCACCATGGTAGCAAAACGTCGTCCACCCAGCAGTTTGTTGAGGCAGTGAATCCACGGTATGTACTTTTTCCCACAGGCTATTACAATCGTTACCACTTTCCCAATGCTGCGGTCTTAGATCGGTATGGGAAGCAAGGGAGCCAGGGGTTAAGCACGGCTCAAAAAGGGGCCATTTGCATCCAGCTTTCTCCGAAAGGTAAAATGACTGTTCAAGTCGCTTACCGGCGGCGTTATTTTTGGCAATCATACAATTAA
- a CDS encoding ComEC/Rec2 family competence protein, with protein MQRLFYWLINILWRRLPFLLLRLPASYAGAIAAVIGSVLYGLLAGFSLPTQRAVIMIVTFMLGELCYRMVPVSYRLLLAFSIIIFWEPFSLFSASFWLSFGAVAAIAYAMSAERGKGRRVKQWLRMQWVVFIGLLPLTLYFFQQLSLVALIANLIAIPWVGMVVVPLCLLSAIVWLFLAPAGSGFFMLPLLF; from the coding sequence TTGCAGCGGCTATTCTATTGGCTTATTAATATTTTATGGCGACGCCTCCCATTTTTATTATTACGCTTGCCGGCTTCTTACGCGGGCGCTATTGCAGCGGTGATAGGCTCAGTTTTATATGGCTTATTAGCGGGTTTTTCCCTTCCGACACAGCGCGCTGTCATTATGATCGTTACCTTTATGCTTGGCGAGCTATGTTATCGCATGGTTCCCGTGAGTTACCGTTTGCTGCTTGCTTTTTCAATTATTATTTTTTGGGAACCCTTTAGTTTATTTTCAGCGAGTTTCTGGTTGAGTTTTGGAGCGGTGGCGGCTATTGCTTATGCGATGAGTGCTGAGCGTGGTAAAGGAAGGCGGGTCAAGCAGTGGTTGCGGATGCAATGGGTTGTTTTTATTGGGTTATTACCGCTTACCCTCTATTTTTTCCAGCAATTATCATTAGTGGCTTTGATAGCCAATTTAATAGCCATCCCTTGGGTGGGAATGGTGGTTGTGCCGCTTTGTTTATTATCAGCCATTGTTTGGCTGTTTCTGGCACCAGCGGGCAGTGGCTTTTTCATGTTACCGCTTTTGTTCTGA